A single window of Chloracidobacterium sp. DNA harbors:
- a CDS encoding type II toxin-antitoxin system Phd/YefM family antitoxin: MKQVSVFEGKNKFSELVANAAKGEPQVITKNGTATAVVISFTEYKPDGKEADVKRIVAR; encoded by the coding sequence ATGAAACAAGTGTCAGTATTCGAAGGGAAAAATAAATTTAGCGAACTCGTCGCCAACGCGGCCAAGGGTGAACCGCAGGTCATAACCAAAAACGGCACGGCAACCGCCGTCGTGATCTCATTTACGGAGTATAAGCCTGACGGCAAAGAAGCAGACGTTAAGCGAATTGTTGCTCGATAA
- a CDS encoding type II toxin-antitoxin system VapC family toxin → MNYLLDTCLLSEFMKPQGNRGVINWFKAQDDETLYISVLAIGEIRKGIKKLGATKRSDELRTWLDSVVFRFDSRILAFDISMANRWGDLIANLESKGRPMPVIDSLMAATALEHNLTIVTRNEDDFEPTGAKVLNLWQ, encoded by the coding sequence ATGAATTATCTGCTCGATACCTGTTTGCTGTCGGAATTTATGAAGCCGCAAGGAAATCGCGGGGTCATAAACTGGTTTAAGGCACAGGATGATGAGACGCTCTACATTAGCGTATTAGCAATCGGCGAGATTCGGAAAGGAATCAAAAAACTCGGTGCGACGAAACGCTCCGACGAATTGAGAACATGGCTCGACTCTGTAGTCTTTCGATTCGATTCTCGCATTCTCGCGTTCGATATCTCAATGGCAAATCGTTGGGGCGATCTGATCGCCAATCTCGAATCAAAGGGCCGTCCAATGCCCGTCATCGATTCCCTAATGGCCGCTACCGCACTCGAACACAACCTCACCATCGTCACCCGAAACGAAGACGATTTCGAACCAACCGGAGCCAAGGTTCTCAATCTCTGGCAGTAA